In a genomic window of Roseiflexus castenholzii DSM 13941:
- the carA gene encoding glutamine-hydrolyzing carbamoyl-phosphate synthase small subunit, with translation MTTRTYAMLALEDGTIWHGYALGAIGERTGEVVFNTSMTGYQEVLTDPSYYGQIVVMTAPHIGNTGVNREDEESRHPWVAGFVVRAASPYVSNWRAAQSLHEYLAEHGIVAMTGVDTRALVRHIRTQGAMRAVISSENPEPDRLIAAARAAPSMNGLDLVPYVTCAEPYHWVEGNPGEWGPGETPAQRGESTFHVVAYDFGIKRNILRLLAEHGCRVTVVPATMPAADVLALEPDGVFLSNGPGDPAAVTYGVQAVRDLLGKTPVFGICLGHQILGLALGGTTYKLHFGHRGGNQPVRFSDTMRVEISSHNHGFAVDASSLPEGVEITHINLNDGCVEGLRAPDQRAFSVQYHPEAAPGPHDARYLFRRFVELMEQARNQRSMSSG, from the coding sequence ATGACGACACGAACATACGCAATGCTGGCGCTGGAGGACGGTACGATCTGGCATGGATATGCGCTGGGGGCGATTGGCGAGCGCACCGGTGAGGTCGTGTTCAACACCTCGATGACCGGCTACCAGGAAGTGTTGACCGATCCATCCTATTATGGCCAGATTGTGGTGATGACGGCGCCGCACATCGGCAACACCGGCGTTAACCGCGAAGATGAAGAAAGCCGTCATCCCTGGGTCGCCGGTTTTGTGGTGCGCGCCGCAAGTCCGTATGTCTCCAACTGGCGCGCTGCGCAGTCGCTCCATGAGTACCTGGCGGAACACGGTATCGTGGCAATGACCGGAGTCGATACCCGCGCGCTGGTGCGCCATATTCGCACGCAAGGCGCAATGCGCGCCGTCATCTCGTCGGAGAACCCGGAGCCGGATCGCCTGATCGCCGCTGCGCGCGCCGCGCCGTCGATGAATGGGCTTGACCTGGTGCCGTATGTGACCTGCGCTGAGCCGTACCACTGGGTCGAGGGCAATCCAGGCGAGTGGGGACCGGGCGAAACGCCAGCACAACGTGGTGAATCGACATTTCACGTGGTCGCCTACGACTTTGGGATCAAGCGCAATATTCTGCGGTTGCTGGCAGAGCACGGTTGTCGCGTGACGGTCGTGCCCGCCACCATGCCGGCTGCCGACGTCCTGGCGCTCGAACCCGATGGTGTGTTTCTCTCGAATGGACCGGGCGATCCGGCGGCGGTGACGTATGGCGTCCAGGCAGTGCGCGATCTGCTGGGCAAAACTCCTGTGTTCGGCATCTGCCTGGGGCATCAGATTCTTGGTCTGGCGCTCGGCGGCACGACCTATAAGTTGCACTTCGGTCATCGTGGCGGCAACCAACCGGTGCGTTTCAGCGATACTATGCGGGTGGAGATTTCCAGCCATAACCACGGCTTTGCGGTCGATGCGTCGTCGTTGCCGGAGGGAGTTGAGATTACGCACATCAACCTGAACGATGGGTGCGTCGAAGGGTTACGCGCGCCGGATCAACGCGCTTTCAGCGTGCAGTATCATCCCGAAGCCGCGCCGGGACCGCACGATGCGCGCTATCT
- a CDS encoding GNAT family N-acetyltransferase gives MTVHVRESQVFVVPPRAPDIIVRRAEEDDVESIVAIVAENARQGHLLPRSADNIRATLSSWLVAEVDGSVAGIGSLVQMSPTLVEVRSLAVLPEYRGLRVGQAIVRGLVDEARRRGFPTVFALTRAVPFFEKLGFRVTAKEDFPEKVWRDCVMCPLQHACDETAVVIEFER, from the coding sequence ATGACCGTACACGTCCGCGAGTCGCAGGTTTTTGTCGTGCCGCCGCGCGCGCCGGACATCATCGTGCGCCGCGCCGAAGAGGACGATGTCGAATCGATTGTCGCCATTGTCGCCGAAAATGCTCGTCAGGGTCATCTGCTGCCGCGTAGCGCCGACAATATCCGCGCCACGTTGTCGTCGTGGCTGGTCGCGGAAGTGGACGGCAGCGTTGCAGGCATTGGCTCGCTCGTTCAGATGAGCCCGACGCTGGTCGAAGTGCGTTCGCTGGCGGTTTTACCCGAGTATCGCGGGCTGCGCGTCGGGCAGGCGATTGTGCGCGGATTGGTGGACGAAGCGCGTCGTCGTGGGTTTCCGACGGTGTTCGCACTGACGCGTGCTGTTCCCTTCTTTGAGAAACTGGGTTTTCGCGTTACCGCAAAAGAGGATTTTCCTGAGAAGGTCTGGCGCGATTGTGTTATGTGTCCGCTCCAGCATGCGTGTGATGAGACGGCAGTTGTAATCGAGTTCGAGCGGTAG
- the argB gene encoding acetylglutamate kinase, translating into MTDPVSRQPTLVIKVGGNELDDATFVKELARIVAAMRPIPTLVHGGGKEIGVLQETLGSAPRFVGGLRYTDATALTAAEMVLCGSVSTRLVAALIVAGADALGISGVDRGLIRVVKQEHPAGDLGRVGRPTAVRSEVLHELLNHDVIPVIAPIALGFDGPYNVNADEAAGAIAAALGADEVVFVTNVPGVLVNGDVMPRLTRHEIEHLIADGTISGGMIPKVRAALTALDAGVRAARITNLEGMLEHGTIIIAEGEVHE; encoded by the coding sequence ATGACAGACCCAGTGAGCCGCCAACCAACGCTGGTGATCAAAGTTGGCGGCAATGAACTCGACGACGCAACATTTGTGAAAGAATTGGCGCGTATCGTGGCAGCGATGCGCCCGATCCCTACCCTGGTACACGGTGGCGGCAAGGAAATTGGCGTACTCCAGGAAACGCTTGGCAGCGCGCCACGGTTCGTCGGTGGTCTGCGGTACACTGATGCGACCGCGCTGACCGCTGCGGAAATGGTGTTGTGTGGCAGCGTCAGCACGCGCCTGGTTGCGGCGCTTATCGTTGCTGGCGCGGATGCGCTCGGCATCTCTGGCGTTGATCGCGGGCTGATCCGGGTTGTCAAACAGGAGCACCCGGCAGGCGATCTGGGGCGTGTCGGACGCCCGACCGCCGTGCGTAGCGAGGTACTGCATGAGTTGCTCAATCACGACGTCATTCCGGTGATTGCGCCGATTGCGCTTGGATTCGATGGACCATACAATGTAAACGCTGATGAAGCGGCAGGCGCCATCGCAGCGGCGCTCGGCGCCGATGAAGTCGTGTTTGTCACCAATGTGCCGGGGGTGCTGGTGAACGGTGATGTGATGCCTCGGTTGACCCGTCATGAGATCGAACACCTGATCGCCGATGGGACGATCAGCGGCGGAATGATCCCCAAAGTGCGCGCGGCGCTCACGGCGCTCGACGCTGGTGTGCGCGCTGCGCGTATTACCAATCTGGAAGGCATGCTCGAACACGGAACCATAATCATTGCAGAAGGGGAAGTACACGAATGA